AAATCCATATTTGGATTTTGAGCCTGAAACATCTTCAACATCTCTTGCTGCTTCGTCTCCTCGCTTGTTGGTAGACCCATCTGCTTTTGACGCTGATCAAACATCATCTTCTCGACAACTGACCGAGTTTCAGGATCCAAGTCAGAGAGCTGGGTAGTTTCAGGCTTAGCTTTTTGAGTATCCATTTCAGGATCACCTTGCACAAGATATTTCCACCAGTCTTTTTTATTCTGCTTAGTCAAAAGAATAGATATAACCTTGTTATCCTCTATGCTCCAGAAACGATCATCGACCTTGACAGATTGGCAGAAATCAACATCTATAATAGAAGGCTGTTCTTTCAATCCAACCTTGATATGGTTCtttttgatttcacaaataacagACTTTGATTTAGTTTCTGCAGGCACAGGAATACTAATAGTGACCTCAGGTAGAGATTGGCCCCAAGAATAGGTTTCCATATCTAAACCATTGCCCTTGTTTGGAACTCTCTTGCTGGATTCTTCTTTCTCAGTCTTAGATTCTTCTTTCTCAGGCTTATCATCCGAAGAAGCTAATTCTTCTATCTCAGGCTTGGATTCTTCTTTCTCAGTAGAAGTTGAAGATGAGGGTTTGCTAGTCTGCACGATCTCTTCCTGATGATCAATGTTATTTTCGTCTTCTTGAAAATCATAGATAACTTCCATTGCTAAGATTGAACGAGATAATACTTGCTTTGTTGAAGAAAGGGTTTCGAGGAACTTGAGAGAGAGATTGGTGTGTGGTGGTTCCATAGGCCGAAGTTCTCTAAtaccctttattttcgggtatagtctgcgaaattctcgcaaccttacaaatgttaatttcggaagctctctaattttcgaaggactatcatatctttctcgtgatcttagattacgtcatttattttattcttcctgaaattgttctgcgacactgttgtattgtgttgttgatagttTCGCTGAAATACTGTCGtagcgagattctgatcctacatcttgcctcttctcatatcttttctgcgaagtagagaatgatgtgagaaatgccgcagctgttcccctcttcatattctgcatttatcacacgtattgtttcttccatctatttcttgacacgtcttttgtaaccgtttttTTTAACCgattatatctttccgtattaatagtgtttattttctcgaggaaaaaactccctctatatatattctttctcattctctttttctttctttttattttctctgtaacttcattgttcttctgcaaatttcatttttgcaacttttcttctttcttcttcaatctttttaagttcttcttcatcgttcgtaattttcttcgaaataaccTTCGTTctattgttttccatggattcatcaaggttaattttcttttttcttctttacgggttttggtgaaattgatcttgtttattgtcttattttatcttgtttatgtgattctcatactcttgttatttcagcaaaagcgcctccaacactagatttacattTCAGAatcctaatattcccaaaccgcagcatcaGGTtattgcgcataaaagaaagtctgcgaatgagaaagTAGTAaaaaacactatccttttctaataaaaatattgttgcctctgtttcttatctggattgtaattcacagggtgataaagatgtcaataaacctctcaagaaatatcgtcaccttaaaactgttccaacttcagttcccttccacttactcatctcttctaaatctcgtgggacatcttcgcaagataaacctttatctccaattcgcgaaaaagcttcctcagacttcatttcttcagctgacctttcaatgattgaaaccccccttgttgatcatctgtgaatgaaacctcttctattCCCATTGAGAatctttctcaaccttctatcactaccagttctctacctaagtctcttcttctttggaaagaaaccgtggaagggatatatATTGCCTTCAAacttttatctgaagtcctggatgatgtcaagaagtcttctattgatcctatcaagtctaatatttgtgaaattctgagcaagcatttaggttctgaaaGAGCttcttcgcagacagctttgaaaaaagaatgtaatgctcttcgtctcgaaaatcaaaagcttcagaatgttttgctggatcgtgacaatcttctcaagaagaatgatgaattgagagatatgattttcttatctgtgtcttaaATTTGCTTTttcaatggttttatccttcccatatttcaTTATCCTTGGAATCCCTG
Above is a genomic segment from Papaver somniferum cultivar HN1 chromosome 10, ASM357369v1, whole genome shotgun sequence containing:
- the LOC113316570 gene encoding protein BOBBER 2-like, which translates into the protein MEVIYDFQEDENNIDHQEEIVQTSKPSSSTSTEKEESKPEIEELASSDDKPEKEESKTEKEESSKRVPNKGNGLDMETYSWGQSLPEVTISIPVPAETKSKSVICEIKKNHIKVGLKEQPSIIDVDFCQSVKVDDRFWSIEDNKVISILLTKQNKKDWWKYLVQGDPEMDTQKAKPETTQLSDLDPETRSVVEKMMFDQRQKQMGLPTSEETKQQEMLKMFQAQNPNMDFSGMKTNQNMDFSGMKNMDFSGMKYNPNLGRKN